In the Acomys russatus chromosome 11, mAcoRus1.1, whole genome shotgun sequence genome, one interval contains:
- the Tmem151b gene encoding transmembrane protein 151B has product MSPPGSAAGESAGGGGGGGGSGVPEEPMAAADEGPAREEQRPIQPSFTKSLCRESHWKCLLLSLLMYGCLGAVAWCHVTTVTRLTFSSAYQGNSLMYHDSPCSNGYVYIPLAFLLMLYAVYLVECWHCQARHELQHRVDVSSVRERVGRMQQATPCIWWKAISYHYVRRTRQVTRYRNGDAYTTTQVYHERVNTHVAEAEFDYARCGVRDVSKALVGLEGAPATRLRFTKCFSFASVEAENAYLCQRARFFAENEGLDDYMEAREGMHLKNVDFREFMVAFPDPTRPPWYACSSAFWAAALLTLSWPLRVLAEYRTAYAHYHVEKLFGLEGPSSASSAGGGLSPSDELLPPLTHRLPRVNTVDSTELEWHIRSNQQLVPSYSEAVLMDLAGLGTRCGGAGGGGYAPTCRYGGVGGPGAAGVAPYRRSCEHCQRAVSSSSIFSRSALSICASPRAGQGPGASAGCGGSRFSLGRLYGSRRSCLWRSRSGSVNEASCPTEQTRLSSQASMRDDEDDDEEEEAGPPPPYQDALYFPVLIVHRQEGCLGHSHRPLHRHGSCVETSL; this is encoded by the exons ATGTCCCCCCCTGGCTCGGCCGCGGGAGAGAGcgccggcggcggcggcggcggcggcggctccggGGTCCCCGAGGAGCCCATGGCAGCGGCGGACGAGGGCCCCGCCCGAGAGGAG CAACGTCCCATCCAGCCCTCTTTCACCAAATCTCTCTGCCGTGAGTCTCACTGGAAGTGCCTCCTGCTCTCGTTGCTCATGTACGGCTGCCTGGGGGCAGTGGCTTGGTGCCACGTCACCACAGTGACCCGCCTCACCTTCAGCAGCGCCTACCAGGGCAATAGCCTCATGTACCatgacagcccctgctccaacgGCTATGTCTACATCCCCCTGGCCTTCCTGCTCATGTTGTATGCAGTCTACTTGGTGGAGTGTTGGCACTGCCAAGCCCGCCACGAGCTACAGCACCGAGTGGATGTGAGCAGTGTCCGGGAGCGCGTGGGCCGTATGCAGCAGGCCACCCCTTGCATCTGGTGGAAAGCCATCAGTTATCACTACGTCCGACGAACTCGGCAGGTCACCCGATACCGAAATGGAGATGCCTACACTACTACCCAG GTCTACCACGAGAGGGTCAACACACACGTGGCGGAGGCTGAGTTCGACTACGCACGCTGTGGCGTCCGGGACGTATCCAAGGCgctggtggggctggagggagCGCCGGCCACGCGGCTGCGCTTCACCAAGTGCTTCAGCTTCGCCAGTGTGGAGGCTGAGAACGCATACCTGTGCCAGCGCGCGCGCTTCTTCGCCGAGAACGAAGGCCTGGATGACTACATGGAGGCACGAGAGGGCATGCATCTCAAGAACGTAGACTTCCGCGAGTTCATGGTGGCCTTCCCCGACCCTACCCGGCCGCCCTGGTACGCCTGCTCGTCGGCCTTCTGGGCGGCAGCGCTGCTCACGCTGTCGTGGCCACTGCGCGTGCTGGCAGAGTACCGCACTGCGTATGCGCACTACCACGTGGAGAAGCTCTTCGGCCTGGAGGGTCCGAGTTCGGCCAGCAGCGCGGGTGGTGGCCTGAGTCCCAGCGACGAGCTACTGCCTCCGCTCACGCATCGCCTGCCACGGGTAAACACGGTGGACAGCACCGAGCTCGAGTGGCACATCCGTTCCAATCAGCAGCTGGTACCCAGCTACTCAGAGGCGGTGCTCATGGACCTGGCAGGGCTGGGCACGCGCTGCGGCGGGGCTGGGGGCGGTGGCTACGCGCCCACTTGTCGCTATGGTGGGGTTGGTGGCCCGGGCGCGGCGGGCGTGGCCCCGTACCGGCGAAGCTGCGAGCACTGTCAGAGAGCGGTCAGCAGCTCGTCCATCTTCTCGCGCAGTGCGCTGAGCATCTGCGCCAGTCCCCGGGCCGGCCAGGGGCCCGGAGCCAGTGCGGGTTGCGGAGGGAGCCGCTTCTCACTCGGCCGCCTCTACGGTTCCCGGCGCAGCTGCCTGTGGCGCAGCCGGAGCGGGAGTGTCAACGAGGCGAGCTGCCCGACGGAACAGACGCGTCTATCCAGCCAGGCCAGCATGCGGGACGACGAGGACgacgacgaggaggaggaggcagggccaCCGCCGCCCTACCAGGACGCCCTCTATTTCCCTGTCCTTATCGTCCATCGGCAGGAGGGGTGTCTGGGCCACAGTCACCGGCCACTGCACCGCCATGGCTCCTGCGTGGAGACCTCACTGTGA